From the Eschrichtius robustus isolate mEscRob2 chromosome 19, mEscRob2.pri, whole genome shotgun sequence genome, the window TCTGATGCACAATGAGGTGAGAGTTACGGTTGAAGGATTTCCCGCATTCCACACATTCAaagggcttctctccagtgtgagtccTCTCGTGCTGGGTGAGGTATGAGCCATCTCGGAAGGCCTTTCCGCATTTGCTACATTCATAAGGCTTCTCCCCAGTGTGTATTCTGAGATGCACAGTGAGGTGGGAGATGTCGGTGAAAGGTTTCCCACACTCATTACATCTATATGGTTTTTCCCCTGTATGAGTTCTTTGATGCAGAATCAGGGATGAATTTCGGTtgaaggttttcccacattcTAGACACTCGTAAGGTTTCTCCCCAGTGTGAATTCTCTGGTGTTGCGTCAGAGCTGACCCATCACTGAAGGCTTTCCCGCATTTACTGCATTTATAGGGCTTCTCTCCTGTATGGATTCTTTGATGCACAATTAGGTTATAGTTCTTGGAGAAGGATTTTCCACACTCATTACAGgtataaggtttctctccagtgtgagttcGGTGATGCAAAACAAGAGAAGAGTTCCGTTTGAAGCACTTGCCACATTCAGTACATGTGTACAGTTTTTCTCCAGGGCTGTTCCTCCTGTTTTCATTAAGAGATGAACTCAGGGTAAAGATGTCCCCAAAGTCCTTACCTTCATACAGTTTCTTccctcttttcattattttttgttcaCCAAGAGGGGTAAAATGGTTGAAAGACTTAACACTTTCAGGGTATTTATagggtttctctctagtttgaGTTCTTCCAAATTGAATAACTTCCATGGAATGgttgaaggctttcccacaggtGTCACCGTCACCCGTTCTCTTAGCTACATAACTTTTCTGACAATTGTGTAAAGCTGGGTCACAATCCAGGCTTTTAACACCTGAGCCACGTACATGGAAACCGTTTCTTGTGGAAACTCTCTGACGTCGTGGAAGGTCTGGGCTCATGCTCAAATGCTCCCCAAATCCGGGATATTCACGAATTGCTTCCTGAGCTCCTGGTTCCTCCTGAGCTAAGGCTGATTGCCTCAAATGTCCCTCCTGGTTCTCACAGTCCCAACTGTTACCTAGAATGGAGAAATGAGGACCCTCTCGTGTAAATCCTTCCATCTCCATGTCACAGGACAGTTCTTCCTCAGGAATGTTCTCAGCTGTCATTTTCAATCTTCTGTCCCAGGCTGGAaagcaaagaatgaaaaagacagactTAAGTACATGAAGCCATGTGTGGAAGAGGAATGAAAGATGGTGACAGGCCAAGTGTGTGGGTGTGTCTTTTTACttgttttctctttgaaattcAGATCTATATGAGGGGGAGATACCGTGAGAGTCGAGGGATGGAGCCAAGAACAGGTTCAAGAAGAGCCACATGGCATTTCCACCCTCCTAGAGAACAGGCAGGGGGAATGGTGTTAGGGGTAAATATCATCAAAAGGATTAGCCTGAGACGTGAGAGATCAGAGGCCAGGTGTCACTCTGATCACACAGGAACACATCTCGGCCACTGTGTGCTTGTCTCCACCACCCACTTCCCCTACCAACAATCAGTACACACTCCGGATCCTCCACTTCACAATGGGCTTACAATAGCATTGAACGAGCAGTTCTCACCCCACCTTTGTGGTCAGAGTTCTGCCTTCGTGGATGGGACACAACACAGACCTGGTGACCTGAAAGTTCTGAAATTCCTAGATCTGTCAACGACCTTCCTGCAGGGTTATTATGAGAATTACGTCATGTGTGAGGCTGGCTCTGAGCTGGGGAACAGACAGTACTGTAAGTGGCTGCCAGCGTCTTCACTGTTATGGATCTTTCTCTAACCATGCTCCCACCCCTTTGACTTGAAGATATCAAGAAAACTggctctcgggcttccctggtggcagagtagttaagaatctgcctgccaatgaaggggacacgggtttgagccctggtccgggaagatcccacatgccacggagcaactaagcccatgtgccacaactactgagcctgcgctctagagcccacaagccacaactactgagcctgcgtgccacaactactgaagcccgtgcacctggagcccgtgctctgcaacaaaagaagccaccgcagtgagaagcccgcgcaccacaatgaagagtagcccctgctcgccgcaactagagaaagcccgtgcgcaccaacaaagacccagcacagccaaaaataaaattaattaattagttttaaaaaatttctaaacaacaaaaaacacagtaAGAGTCAAAATACAAGTGGCAGGTGGAGAGACGATACTATAAAGTAtaaaagagacaaaggaatagtGCCGGAGATCTATAAAAAAATTCTTACAGAACAGcacataaaagggaaaaaaatgggtaaaggatacAAGGAGGAACTTGAtggagagaaaatagaaatgtCCTGAATTCATGAATTCTTGCTCATTCGCACCTGAAGGCATTTACAAACTGTAACTTTAAGAATACAAAATATGCACATTTCACACGAGTATGTAAAACAAGACATGATAATATAATGCTTGAGCAGGTCATGCAAGAAGAGAGTTGGTGGGCACGTAAAGAGGTCAGTCCACTTGGCGGTGTAACTTGGTAGTGGccatcaaaacataaaacaggcaCATTCTGCCACCTTGCAATTCCACTTGGTGGTGTCTTAGATTCAGAAAGCCTGAGTCCCAAGCATAACTGGACATCAAGCTATACCTAAGGAAATGGTCTTAAAGTCCACCAGGAAAAAGACCACCAGTGAAGGAATGAACAGTACTGTGATTAACTTGGTAACAAAAATAGAAACCTGATAGTAATGGAAGATTACCATCAAAGTGCCAAGGGAAAAAACTGTCAGATACATGATTGTTCAGAGTGAAAgtaagggacttccccggtggcacagtgattgggaatccgcctgccaatgcaggggacacgggttcgagccctggtccgggaagatcccacatgccgcaagcaactaagcctgtgcaccacaactactaagcctgcactctagagcccacaagccacaactactgagccctcatgccacaactactgaagcccatgcatctagagcccatgccccgcaacaagagaagccaccgcttcTCActgcccacgcaccacaacaaagagtagcccccgctcaccacaactagagaaagtctacatgcagcaacgaagacccaacgcagccaaaattaaagaaataaataaaattttttaaaaaaagagtgaaagtaAGATAAAGGCAGcttcagaaaagcaaaagcaggGTTTAAATCCAAGGACACTTgccaaaagaattagaaaaaaactgttcttcaggggaaaaaaaaaaaccagaaggaaggaatggagagaACATGTATTTAAATAAAATCCAGCGCTGACCACATAAAATGAAGCAATAACAATGACTCAGGGGTTAACAGTGGGATGGACTAAAATACTGAATGGCAGTGGCCTGTGAGATGAAAACAGGGTAGCAAAATTAAGTGTCCTTACATTCTTATCTTGTTCATGATTCATGTTAGACCTGGTCAAGTcaggaataaaagaataaatgtcaTGTAAAACTTCCAAGCCcacagagcagtggttctcaaccagagaCGGTTTTACCCTCAAAAGACACTTGACAACATCTGGGAACATTTTTGGCTGTCATGACTTGGGGTCAGATGCTACTGGAATCTAGGGATGCTGTGAAATACCTTTAAAACACAAGACAGCCTCTCACACATAGAATGACCAGCCTCAAAACTcaaatgtaaatagtgctgaagttGAAAAACCCTGTTACaggagaaaagaataataaagaaaaggaaaaaaaacagatcaATCCAGAAGAAGGTGCTAAGGGGGAAAGCTCAAAAAGGACAGGTTAAGATAGAAAGTATAATATAGGACATTACCAATAACAATAAATGTAAGTGGCTTTGATGGGCAAGATAAACACTGTGTCAGACTgcattaaaaaatgtgtttgtaacagacaccaaaagcaaaaggacACAGAAGACAAAAGCAAAAGTTTGGAACAGACAAATGCTAACCAAACAAAGATTGAATGGTGCTTTGCTAACCAACAATAAACTTCAAGGATGATAACAGGGCAATATAACAATGGCAAAGATGTCTACATTAACAGCATGCCTCCAAACACAAAGCAAACTCAGCAAATCCAACCATACTGGGAGGGTTTATGAACCTCTATCAGGAATGGAAATGTAGAAAGACTGAATAGAGACAAGCATAAGAGAATGTAATTAGCCAGCCTGGTCACACAGCTGAATGAAGACCCACTACCAATAATTAGAGCCAAAGGCTTTCCAAGCACAAGTGGAACATTTGCTAACACTGGTCATAAACCAGGCCAAAGAATGTGGTCAAGTTACAAACCAGTAACGGAAAGAACgccaaatacaaaaaataatagtaagtttttttaaaaaaaaaccctatttatttggaaaaatgaaaatcttTTTCTCAGTAATTCACAGATCAGAGAAATCTTGATGAAAATTAGAAAGCATCTACTTAGAAAACATGGAGAACTGAACAACTGATGATGATGGCACATCTCAAAACACATAGCAAAGGAGGATGCAGCTAAAGAAGTTCCTAGGTGAAAAATGTTGGTCTTTAatgcatgggtttttttttttggtttgggttttttttgttactgttttttgtttttgttttgttttgtttttgtttttgttttttgtggccatgccatgcggcttgcgggaccttagttccccaaccagggattgaacctgcgccctcagcagtgaaagcgcagagtcctaaccactggactgccagggaagtccctaatgctCGTATTTTAAAGAGAAGACTGAAAGTTAGTGAGATCACTATTCGACTTCAGAAGTAAGGGAAAGAGCCACAGAGAAAAccaacaggaggtgaaaggaagGTGATAATAAAGGTAAGATCAAAAATTACAGAAACCGAAAACAAGGAAACAGCCAAGAACATGAAGAAAACCAGAAGTCTGTTATttgaaaagactaatgaaattaCCTTTGGCAAGAGTAAtcataaaataaagaacaagaaGGCATACATAGGTGATATTCGTCATAAAAAGGGGATTTaattaagaaacagaagaaagtTATCAAAATGGCAACATTGGATTTATCCTACAAAAGAAGGCCTATGAAACATTAGAACATCTACTGATACGATTCCTGACATTTTCAGATTAAAGTAGAAGACAAC encodes:
- the ZNF329 gene encoding zinc finger protein 329 — its product is MTAENIPEEELSCDMEMEGFTREGPHFSILGNSWDCENQEGHLRQSALAQEEPGAQEAIREYPGFGEHLSMSPDLPRRQRVSTRNGFHVRGSGVKSLDCDPALHNCQKSYVAKRTGDGDTCGKAFNHSMEVIQFGRTQTREKPYKYPESVKSFNHFTPLGEQKIMKRGKKLYEGKDFGDIFTLSSSLNENRRNSPGEKLYTCTECGKCFKRNSSLVLHHRTHTGEKPYTCNECGKSFSKNYNLIVHQRIHTGEKPYKCSKCGKAFSDGSALTQHQRIHTGEKPYECLECGKTFNRNSSLILHQRTHTGEKPYRCNECGKPFTDISHLTVHLRIHTGEKPYECSKCGKAFRDGSYLTQHERTHTGEKPFECVECGKSFNRNSHLIVHQKIHSGEKPYECKECGKTFIESAYLIRHQRIHTGEKPYGCDQCQKLFRNIAGLIRHQRTHTGEKPYECNQCGKAFRDSSCLTKHQRIHTKETPYQCPDCGKSFKQNSHLAVHQRLHSREGPSQCPQCGKTFRRSSSLIRHQRSHPGEQPVDI